The DNA region TCATCCAGCCGCCCATCATGCGGCTGCTCACGACCCGCAAGGAACGCCGCATCCGGATGGAGTACGCGCCGCGGCCGGTGCCGCGAGCCGCCGTAATCCTCTTTCCGATCGTCGTCACCGTCGTCATCGGCCTGCTCGTGCCGCAGTCGGCCCCGCTCGTCGCGACCCTCATGATCGGCAGCCTCATGAAGGAATCGGGCGTCGTCCCGCAGCTCGCCGGCTCGGCCTCGGAGACCCTGACCAACATCTCGACCCTGTTCCTGGGACTGACCATCGGCAGCCTCATGCAGGCCGAGACCTTCCTGCAGGTCGACACGCTCCTCATCCTGCTCCTCGGACTGGGCGCGTTCGTGCTCGACACGGTGGCCGGCCTCTGCTTCGGCAAGATACTCGCCCTGGTCACCGGGGGCCGCATCAATCCGCTGGTCGGCGCCGCCGGCATCAGCGCCTTCCCGATGAGCGGCCGGCTGGTGCAGAAGGTGGCGCAGGAAGAGGACTTCACCAACCACGTGCTGATGCACGCGATGGGCGCGAACACGGCCGGTCAGCTCGGATCGGTCATCGCCGGCGGCGTGCTGCTGACGCTGGTGACGAACGTCCTGGGGTAGTCAATCGCCGAGGTAGAGCTCCATCGCCGTGTCCAGGCGCTTCAGGAAGGAACTCGACGCAACCCCGATGAACCCGGCGAGCCGGGCCTTCGACACTTGACGGATTCCGGGCAGTACGGCGAAAGAGGCCTTCCCGCGCACGTCGTCGGTCCTGATGCGCAGCGGCCAGACTTCATCTCCAATCGTGGAGAGAGGGACCACGACGACGCTGTCGAGCACTTCGTTGTGTGGAGTGCTCGAGACCACCAGACCGGGTCGGGTCTTCCCGAACTCCGGCGGCGAGGCGACGCCCAGGTCGATCCAGAACAGCGAGCCTCGGGTCGTCACGACTCGGGCCCTCGCTTCGGCGGCGCGGCCAGATCCGCGCCATCCCACTCGGACAGCCACGCCTGCTCTTCCGGATGCGCGTCGATGAAGGCTTTGAACCTTGTAGCGGCGGCGCGCGCCTGCCCCCGTTCCAGGTCCTTTCGCAGCACCCATCGGACATGCGCCGAGAGGCTTCGGTCCGCCGGCTTGGCAGCTTCGATGCGCTCGAGAAGCTCGCCCTCCAGCTTGATAGTAGTCGCTCTCATGCGTGCAATCTACCCTCGCAGCATGATCCGATCAACCCTCGGCTGAGAGCGCCTGGAGAGATTGCGGCCTCGGATCCCTGGTCAAGGCAGCGATAGCGCGAATACAGCGAAAAACCCCCGGATTCATTGGGGTTTCTGTCAGGACGCGTCGGGTACACCCACGATTCCACCCACGCGGGACCGCAGCCCACGGCCGGGGGCCGTTGTCGCCGCGGGGGTAACCGTTCGGTGGTCCCGGGATTTTGTGCTGGTAACGCGTTTCGATATTCGATATGGTCTCGGCCATGGCGTGTCGGGACACGGCAGACGAT from Acidobacteriota bacterium includes:
- a CDS encoding sodium ion-translocating decarboxylase subunit beta, whose amino-acid sequence is MMSLDFGILLMFAIGGILIYLAIAREYEPTLLLPIGFGVLLGNLPNSPMNEPGGMLYLLNEFGIQTELFPLFIFIGIGAMMDFRPLLSQPIFALLGAAGQLGIFATLLLATLIGFPLNQAASIAVIGAIDGPTSIYVSSLLAPELLAPIAVTAYSYMSLVPIIQPPIMRLLTTRKERRIRMEYAPRPVPRAAVILFPIVVTVVIGLLVPQSAPLVATLMIGSLMKESGVVPQLAGSASETLTNISTLFLGLTIGSLMQAETFLQVDTLLILLLGLGAFVLDTVAGLCFGKILALVTGGRINPLVGAAGISAFPMSGRLVQKVAQEEDFTNHVLMHAMGANTAGQLGSVIAGGVLLTLVTNVLG
- a CDS encoding type II toxin-antitoxin system PemK/MazF family toxin, coding for MGAAKGPGTGAGARRRYKVQSLHRRASGRAGVAVRVGWRGSGRAAEARARVVTTRGSLFWIDLGVASPPEFGKTRPGLVVSSTPHNEVLDSVVVVPLSTIGDEVWPLRIRTDDVRGKASFAVLPGIRQVSKARLAGFIGVASSSFLKRLDTAMELYLGD